The Petrotoga olearia DSM 13574 genome includes a region encoding these proteins:
- a CDS encoding phosphatase PAP2 family protein, with the protein MRKRFILFLVLILVFSSIIIAEDTVTTQSTSTTKFTLNLDDLSRNFVQYSTNSYLDIISNFLTKYDYYFLVATPVVGYTVGYLTNDYKLKKVSEDAIISSAISGGIALLTKIVVGRERPYAEEGSLSFNPFAPLTQGATYTSFPSGHSTIAWSVYTPYAKEYSWWIYIIPTTISFSRIYEDVHWLSDVVTGSFLGYYTASYVYYF; encoded by the coding sequence ATGAGAAAACGTTTTATACTTTTCTTAGTATTGATTCTTGTTTTTTCAAGTATAATTATCGCTGAAGATACAGTAACTACACAGAGCACCTCCACAACTAAGTTTACTCTCAATTTAGATGATTTAAGCAGAAACTTTGTTCAATATAGTACTAATTCTTATTTAGATATAATTTCTAATTTTTTAACTAAATATGATTATTACTTTCTTGTTGCAACACCTGTGGTGGGATACACAGTTGGTTATCTTACAAATGATTACAAACTAAAAAAGGTATCTGAAGATGCTATTATATCTTCCGCTATTAGCGGTGGAATAGCCTTGCTAACAAAAATTGTCGTTGGCAGAGAAAGGCCTTATGCAGAAGAAGGTTCACTTTCATTCAATCCTTTTGCTCCCCTTACACAGGGGGCTACTTATACTTCTTTCCCTTCCGGACATTCAACAATAGCCTGGTCGGTATATACTCCATATGCGAAAGAGTATAGCTGGTGGATATATATTATACCAACAACTATATCTTTTTCTCGCATCTATGAAGATGTACATTGGCTCTCGGACGTTGTAACTGGTTCTTTTCTTGGGTATTATACTGCCTCGTACGTCTATTATTTTTAA
- the fsa gene encoding fructose-6-phosphate aldolase has product MEIFLDTANIEEIRKGVAWGIVDGVTTNPTLVSKENAVFEERIKEICETVKGPVSAEVVSTDYEGMVKEAREIADLSEFVVVKIPLIPDGIRAIKTLSKEGIKTNATLVFSPLQALLAAKAGATYVSPFIGRMDDIGNTGMDIVEEIEVIFSNYGYETKIIVASVRHPQHVLEAGLIGADVVTMPFEVLEKMFKHPMTDIGLERFLNDWKKYQDYLKNKTN; this is encoded by the coding sequence ATGGAGATCTTTTTAGACACCGCAAATATAGAAGAAATTAGAAAAGGTGTTGCTTGGGGAATAGTTGATGGAGTCACAACAAATCCTACGTTGGTTTCAAAAGAAAATGCAGTATTTGAAGAAAGAATCAAAGAAATTTGTGAAACGGTAAAAGGGCCAGTAAGTGCAGAAGTGGTATCTACAGATTATGAAGGAATGGTAAAAGAAGCCAGAGAAATAGCAGATTTAAGTGAATTTGTGGTGGTTAAAATACCTTTGATTCCAGACGGAATTAGGGCAATTAAAACTTTATCTAAGGAGGGTATTAAGACCAACGCAACCTTAGTTTTTAGCCCTTTACAAGCACTTCTTGCAGCCAAAGCTGGAGCTACATACGTGAGCCCTTTCATCGGTAGAATGGATGACATAGGAAACACCGGAATGGATATTGTAGAAGAAATTGAAGTTATCTTCAGTAATTATGGATATGAAACAAAAATTATCGTGGCTAGCGTAAGACACCCTCAGCATGTTTTAGAAGCAGGGTTAATTGGAGCAGACGTTGTTACAATGCCCTTTGAAGTACTTGAGAAAATGTTTAAGCATCCCATGACAGATATAGGTCTTGAAAGATTTTTGAATGATTGGAAGAAATATCAAGATTATCTAAAAAACAAAACTAATTAA
- a CDS encoding Crp/Fnr family transcriptional regulator codes for MDNYIDMISNLKIFKNFSKAELMKIFGNIQYSIKQFPKGSFISSSGEKVDKLMILIKGEVIAEMIDFNGKILEVERIKSPDVLASALLFSKDNILPVNVLAVKDADMLYIEKEYLVRAFQVNNAFLISFLEDIGEKFQFVTTKLRMNSFHTIREKITMYLLNLYNQQNKSNELTIPLTLEELANLFGVTRPSLSRVFSQMQKEGLFVKIGNKIFLKKLKN; via the coding sequence GTGGATAACTATATCGATATGATAAGCAACTTAAAGATATTTAAAAATTTTTCAAAAGCCGAATTGATGAAAATTTTCGGTAATATTCAATATTCAATTAAACAATTTCCTAAAGGATCATTTATTAGTTCTTCAGGAGAAAAAGTGGATAAATTGATGATTTTAATCAAAGGAGAAGTTATCGCAGAAATGATTGATTTTAATGGAAAAATTTTAGAAGTAGAAAGGATAAAATCTCCAGATGTTTTAGCCTCGGCTTTATTATTTTCAAAAGATAATATTCTACCTGTGAATGTTTTAGCAGTTAAAGATGCTGATATGCTCTATATTGAAAAAGAATATCTGGTAAGAGCTTTCCAAGTTAACAACGCTTTTTTAATCTCTTTTCTTGAAGATATAGGAGAAAAGTTCCAGTTCGTAACTACAAAATTACGAATGAATTCTTTTCATACAATCAGAGAAAAGATTACAATGTATCTTTTAAACCTTTACAACCAACAAAATAAATCCAACGAGTTAACTATACCTCTAACTTTAGAAGAGTTAGCTAATTTATTTGGTGTAACAAGGCCTTCTTTATCGAGGGTTTTTTCACAGATGCAAAAAGAAGGTTTATTCGTTAAAATAGGTAATAAAATATTCTTAAAGAAATTGAAGAATTGA